The genomic window actggttgtgagagcttgcttggttggttggtgtggctctttagttagcctttgagagcacactaacatagggtagtgtcatacctcttgtgtgaatcgacaatatctaaactagaattgtggtaggtggcttgcattttgagtaggctagcgcaacacttgcttcgtctcataattgtctaaccttctgttaagtgttgttgtagaaatttttattaggctattcaccccccccccctctagctattaggacctttcagcgaggACCATCACCGAGGCCGTCAACGACACCGCTGCGGGTTCCTTGGCGGTGCCCACTGCTGCTATAGCTGGTGGGGAGGGTGGTGGGCATTGTTAGGGTGGTTGTGCTCCCGGTCGACATCCTCCTGTCATCGTCGCGGTGGGCGTCGCCAAAACAACGTTCATCTCGCAAGAAAACGCAAGGGCACGGAGGCCCCTGGcgagtgaagggtcgagatggcgactagagggggggtgaatagtcctttttaaaacttaatcacgttggctaaccgaaacaagtgcggaattaaaactatcggtctagccaggactacaccccactatatatgttcactagcaccttgcaacgataacaattatgcaactaaggtgccgggctagctagagctattctaaacaattctaggagcaaggtcacacaaacctatggcactagtactttaagcaacaagggagctcctacacatgctagtaagcaaaagcacaaagccaactaagctcactagcaaagctcaataattaggcattggttgccttgttattgagctttgctagtgagcttagttggctttgtgcttttgcttactagcatgtgtaggagctcccttgttgcttaaagtactagtggcataggtttgtgtgaccttgctcctagaattgtttagaagagctctagctagcccggcaccttagttgcataattgttatcgttgcaaggtgctagtgaacatatatagtggggtgtagtcctggctagaccgatagttttaattccgcacttgtttcggttagccaacgtgattaagttttaaaaaggactattcacccccctctagtcgccatctcgacccttcaattggtatcagagctaggtctctcatgaGCGGTCTTCATGTTCATGATCTttccaaatatgcaatcatgcaaagatctatacatgatgttagtagcatgaatgtcgagatctaggcatttctcttgtgcttgagttagattatcttcatctaacacatgagaaaagcctacatctaccatccaccacatttgagggcaaataaacttaaaattgcatatcatccaatttttccatcgtgtaaagtgtgtgccatcaaaaatgtatggacaatcaacatctagcccataagccgccatcctctcgggtcggtgaagaccacaaatgagagacctagctctgataccaattgaagggtcgagatggcgactagagggggggtgaatagtcctttttaaaacttaatcacgttggctaaccgaaacaagtgcggaattaaaactatcggtctagccaggactacaccccactatatatgttcactagcaccttgcaacgataacaattatgcaactaaggtgccgggctagctagagctcttctaaacaattctaggagcaaggtcacacaaacctatgccactagtactttaagcaacaagggagctcctacacatgctagtaagcaaaagcacaaagccaactaagctcactagcaaagctcaataacaaggcaaccaatgcctaattagagagcgcaaatacttagctacacaaactaagcaatgtgactaacaaggttactaaaaccaaattagccactcaagggagctacttctatgctacacaagctagaaggtaactagtgagctacacaagctaactaattacaagagcaactacacaagtacaatgtatgtgaaagtaattacaagcttgtgtaagggggttgcaaaccaacgggaagaacaaagttgacacgatgatttttctcccgaggttcacgtgtttgccaacacgctagtccccgttgagacaagctccaaggttgccgccggtcctcttactagtggtgactcgcaagtcacactctcccacgtggagtgcttaccacaagctctagcacttgacccggccggaccacttgtcgcccttcgcgtctcgctttactagagttgctcttcgcggctcccgcggggcgagcacaatgcccctcacaaacacttctccggagcgccgcacaagcttcttgcgcgcttcgacggagaccaccaccaagccgtctaggaggtggcaacctccaagagtaacaagcaccaccggcttgcaactcgatcacctagtgccactcgatgcaacctcacgatgcaatcgcactagaatcgctcactcacacaatcgaatgatcactatcaagtatatgtgtgatggagggctcccaagcactcacaagcatggacactaagtcccttgaggtgctcagctccagccatggccgagggccacttctatttatagccccaagggctaaactagccgttaccccttcactgggcaacggtcgggccgaccggacgctccggtccgatcgaccggacgctggacctcagcgtccggtcacgcgatactcgccacgtgtcccctgcgtttaacggtcatcttccgatcccaacggtcatctgccgaccggacgcagcacttcaactgaccggacgctggaccctcagcgtccggtcgtttccagtaagctcccgagcatgaccggacgcgtccggtcgaacgcgatcggacgcagccagcgtccggtcactctccagctactgcttcACTTCATgacagcgcgaccggacgcagcctgccagcgtccggtgcattcagatccagcgtccggtcagttgaccgacgccagcatcttctccattctcttcacccttgctcaagtgtgctaaccacaagaatttgcatccggcgcaatagaaaatagacattccattttcccgaaagcgccgaatcccgcctcgcaagctcggcgggagggagagagggacccaaaacccatctcacccctacaaacaccacctcctttgtaaatgtgccaacaccaccaagtgtacaccatcatgtgtatgtgtgttagcattttcacaatcatttcccaaaggatgttagccactcaacttgccacgccactcgatcctagcgacaatgcaaagttagatcactcgagtggcactagatgaccgatatgcaaacaagtttgcccctcttgatagtacagccatctatcctaaacccggtcataaacttctctacacacctatgaccggtgaaatgaaatgccctaggttatacctttgccttgcgcattccattccatctccttcaatgtcgatgcaacacatgcaccaacacgatcaacaatgatatgatccacttcatatcatcacatgatcatattggttcatcgatcttgactccacttgctcttcaccgttgccatcgtccatcggcgccaagtcttgctcaagcttcaccgccacgcggtccatcactccaaagccttcgacttgcccttcacgcttgcaaccggtccatcaagccaagtcatgtcttgatcttctccaccttgatcacatgactcaatgttatgtctcatgtgcaataagctccttcatcatcacatgtgtgagctttgcaacatctccaagccattttcacctccatggcatatgttgctcatacacatgtacctgtggactaatcacctgtgtatctcacataaacacaattagtccacctaggttgtcactcaattaccaaaaccaacaaggacctttcagcgaggTGGAGCTCGGCGACATCGAGCGGCTAGAACACAAGAGGCTAGTGTTGTATGACGGGCGAGTGACATAGGAGGAAACTGAACCAAACTAGAAATTCTATTGAATTGAGGGCGAAATGGTCATTTCATCCATCTGTTTGACACCGTTAGTAGCCCAAGTGGACGGAATGGTGTGGAGGACAAATAAGTTCAGACCAGTGAGACCAGTGGCATCTGTGAGAGAACTCGAACTTTTTAATAGCCTGTAGATAATTACAATTTTTTTAATAGCACACGGGTAAAACCCTCGGACAAGAATGTCCTGCGAGCTAGGGCGAGGTCATCCCGTCGTTACGACAAATAGGACGATTAGCCGATTACTGACAAGGAGACATTCTGACCGCACCCGTACACCACTAGGTACACGAGGCTCATGGCCGTTTCCCCATGTCGCTTATGCACAGCATCGCTGAAGGACTGCCAAAGAGAAAAGGCTCGGGCCATTTCCAAGTCACCCGGACGAGAGGGGGTATCAGATATTCGGAGAGCAAGGCCCAGCACTGAGCCCGTAAGCCCAACTCAGCGATCAACGACCAAACCACGTCCCTCCACGAGTACAGTTCCATGGTCGGGGGACAATGCTCATTCCATCAATGATGCATGCCAACTGCAACTTACCCAGAGCGTGCTAAGACCTTTTCCTTCATGGAAGAGCACCAGGACGCCGTGCCTCCAGGTAACAGTGTTTGTTGTCAGTTCTGGGCTTCTTGTCACTTAGCCAGAATGGCTTCTCGCCTTCTCGGGACAGAGCCATGCTTGGAGGTATGCTATCATGTGCACGGCTAATTTCAAACAGTTGAAACTTATCAGATTCTAATGTATCTACAGAAGTGCGGAAATCATTTTACACAAATGGCCGGTAAAAGTAATTTCATTAATGTTGTACACAAGGACAATCGGCTCACATGAATACATACATTTCTCTCTCCCACTGAATACATTTATTTTCTGCCACTGACAGGTATTTTCAACTTGATACAAATACCAACATAAGCAATCATATTCCAACGGATAAGAAAATTCAAAAATTTCAAGACAAAAACTTAGGCTCAATCAGCATAACATATAGCCTGTGATCCCAGCCGAATCAAGACGTGTGACAGAAGaaattactccctccatctcaaaaTAAATTAACTTCTAGAATTGTCCTAAATAAAATTATTCCAGGTTTGAccaatttatagaaaagagcacCAATATTtacaacatcaaattagtatcactAGGTACACCATGAAATATATTGCCATAATCTACTTATTTGGTGTAATAAATGTTTCTTCTTCACTACAAAGTTGGTCAAACTCAACATATTTTGACTTAGGGTGATtatagaagttgatttattttgagaCTAAGGGAGTATCTGACAACTAAAAGTTGTGTCAAATACTTCTAGTAAGGAAAGCAGATCCTCAGACAAGATTCAGTGGAAAAAAGGTTCAGTCTTTACCATAAAATGCATTTCTTTGCATATGGTATATGAATATATGATCACAATTTGGCTTAAAAGTTAAAAGGATTTTTGTAAAGCACAAGGCAACAATCCCTTTTTTAAGCTCAAGAACAAAAATAGAACTGGTGAGAATTATCAGGATCAGGGTGTTGCAGTAACAAATTATAAGAGCACACTTCAGCATGGGCATTGGAAATCAGGAAGAAAGCATTGTACAGTAGCAGTTTGGAAGTAAAATGCAAGCACGGTGCTCCTATAGTCCTATTATAACCAAAAACATCGCACTATCGCAGCAACCAGGTTATTTCTTCATTTAAGGTCAAGAAAAGTTAATGCGCATTCATCAAATCACTCAGCAGAGCCATGAATTGCAGGTAGGGACGTAAGTGGGTACCAAAGCCTCAGCCATGAACTGCAAGTATAGATGCAGGTAATAGGTCAATCTAGACCATTTTTGTTCCCCTTTTCTTGCTTTGACATCTGGATTAGTTCATTTTGATGAGTTTTGTGTTGACCCAAAGACAAAAAAAATTGCATCTCTAATTTAAAGTGTTAACTGGGAAGATAAAGAAAACCAGGATAAGATACACCAAGGATCTCCACAGCCCTCACTCTTGCTGGTGAGGAGTGTAGCAGGAGCCAAGGGGCTGTACTTTATCACAGCCCCTAGCTCAGCTAGCTAGGATCTCTAGTTTGGGTCGTTTTTTACCTTCTAAACTTTAGTGGGCGCGAATGTAATCTGTTTTTTAGGGGTGTTTGGGTGTGTTGTGACTCTCATATTttaatgcaatgatacgcagctctcctctgtgttcgagaaaaaaaaagggtAAGATACAACAAGCAGAGCAGGTTTGAGCAGAACAATATGCCGTGAAGTGAGGAATCACCACCGAACTGCAAACAAAAAGGCACACCTTTCTTTGGTTTTCGAAAAAAATTCAGGGCACAACAGAATCTTTCTGTCAAATATGGTTCATAACATGCACACCAATTGACTCTTATGAATTTAAATTTAACACATATAATGTTTCCCCTATACCTTTCGATATTAAGGATCAATGTTACAAAGAGACGGAGATATTGacgaagatgttagccatagaatcaaagcagggtggatgaagtggcgccaagcatctggtgtcctatgtggccaaaaggtaccacagaagctaaaaggcaagttttataggacggcgattaaacctgctatgttgtatggtgcagaatattggcctacgaaaagacgacatgttcaacagataagtgtcgtggaaatgcgtatgttgcgttggatttgcggtcatacaagaagggatcgagttcggaacgatgatatacgtgatagattaggagtagcaccaattgaagaaaagtttgtccaacaccggttaagatggtttggacatatccaacggagacctccagaagcaccggtgcgtagtggaatcctaagtcaggatagtaacgtgaagagaggcagagaaagaccgaagttgacttgggtagaggcaataaaagaagacttaaaaggatagaatatacccaaagacttagcgttagataggagtgcttgaaaaacaactattcacgtgcctgaatcttgattgtttctgctgggtttcaactctagcctaccccaacttgtttaggacttaaaaggttttgttgttgttgttgtaatattTCCCCTATAGTTCTCTGATAAAGCGGGTGTCAAAGAAAACTGACGGTTAGCAGTGTGTGAAGATACATGTACATGTGGTCAAACTGCACACTCTAAAACAAGATGGAACTTGTATCTTGACAATGTTAACTGTAGGTACGCACTTGTGCAGATAAAAAAAATGGTACAGACTGAAGCAAATGTGCAACTTGGAACTATTCTGCATTTCATTTAAAACATGTTGAAACTTTGGTACAGATGTATTACTTCAGATTTCAGTCCTTCCTATATCGGAGAAAAAGAAAATCAGACTCCATTACAACCTACAGTAACCTTAAACACTGTCATTATGTAGAACCAGAAACACTTTGGAAATCCAGCAGTTTATAGCAGAGCATTCATAGAACAAAAGATGGATAAGGCAGACCAAACGATGGGAGGTCTCCAGAGCAAAAAGGAATCATGGAAGCACATCTTAGGACCTCAAGACATTAACCAGGGTGAATGGCCAGCTTAAATGAAGGCCAAAAACCCATTGTTAAAGATATCCCACAGGTAGAATTGAATACCTTCAAGAAACTCCACGATTAGAACTTCAGACAAGGAGAAGAGATGCCAAAATCTCTCCCATTGTCTTCTCTGGTACATCGGTACTATTGTCCAACTCTGCTCCAGAATGAAGAATTGCGGCGTCTAGTACTAGCTTCCGCCTTGCAATCTCATAGATTTTTTCATCAACTGACTCCTTTGTCACTAGCCTGGATAGACACATAAAATTCAGTAACATTTCGTAACAATTTCTTGTGGAGCTTGGTATGTAAACAACTACGCTCACTGTATTGCCTCTCAATTGTGATTATCTAATGTGTACCTTTCATTTTCTTCGTGAGACATGATTGTTTTGGATTATAAGGGCATTTCCTATTTTCAAAGTCTAATGAAAATTAAATGGCACATAGTAAACTGTAAAAGAGATAATTATTTGGCACAAATGAGCTTTGAGTAAACTCAACAGAAAATGTCGAATATGTGTTTGCCTGGGGTTATTCAACAAAATAGGATCCTGCTACGTTAGAAAGAGTTGCAAACAGCTTATCAAATGCAGCAAAACTAGGGAAACTATGCAATTATCTTTCAGTACATACATCTAACTATGAAATTTTGCATAGGCACACCACAAAATGGAACAGGACAAAAAAGAACAAAGGCTTTTTAATAAAACTAGACCTCACTGTAACTTTACAGAATTTCTATATACAAGGCCATATTGCAGGAGAACATCAGAAGATTTTAAGTATAATAATAAAGGAAGTACCTTTCATAATCTTTAGTCACTATTAAAAAAATATAAACATGTCTTGGTGGAAAAATTAATAAATATGGATATGTTAATGATTTCAATGAACAAAAAAACAGAAGAGACAGATAGTGACAGGTTTCTGTTGTCCAATGCGATGGCAACAAGCGATCAGGCTGAGTGAATCCTATAGATATCATGCACAACAAAAACCTGTCACTATCTGTAGGATTGTGAATCCAAATCAACTAGAGTAGCACCTATAGATAGTGACAGGTTTCTGTTGTCCAATGCGATGGCAACGGTCCTCGGCTTGCCGATCCATCTGGGGGTTAAAATCCATATCATGTATAATGACTGTGTCAGCTCCTACAAGGTTCAGCCCCTGGCCTCCAGCTCTTGTAGAAAGTAAACATGCAAATATAGAAAGATCGTTGTTGAACGTGTCCACTATAGTCTGCCTTTCTGTTACAGCGGTCCtggaagaaaaacaaaatagctaATAAACAGAGTTAAATTCGATTAAAAAATCTAAGTAAAGAACATACCCTCCATCAAGGCGTCTATATGTAACTCCTATTACTTCCAGTGCCCATTCAAGGATATCAAGCATTGTGGTCCACTGACTAAATATGAGTACTCTGTGACCATCATTTgctagagaaggtaaaagctcCCCTAAAGCCTGAACACAGAGTAGAGATTATATAAGACTAAAAGCATGACTAGTTTAAAAAATAGCTTAGCTTAGTGTGTCAAATATGGATGACTCTGTTGAGAAGATATTGCAAAAAACTCAACATTTCCACTTTTTCTTATAAATAAAAAAGTAGTGCATATCAAAACAGATGTTGGAGAAAGAAATATACCTGACATTTTGCCGATGCAAAAACATGCTCATCTGTTAGAGCACCCTTTGTGCCCACATCACCATACGACAATAATAGCTGCAAgttaaagaataaataaatatacgATCTATAGAGAGTTAAAAACAAGACTGGCATGTTTGGCAGAGCTGCAAATTAAAGAATAAAAACAAGACTGTGACCACATCACCAGAGTGGTGCCTTAGGAGTGATTCCCTGAAATAAACTAAAATGTTAGGAGCTGAAAAAAAACTGCTTCTCCTGATTCACTTCCTCCAAAGAGATTATTCCATCAGAATCACTTTCAGCCACAGAACCAATTCCAGGGGGGCAGGGGGAGCTCTACCAAATACACCCTAACTTTCAGACAATAGTGTATTTCTCATAATCAAAACCATTCTTTGCCCAATGCAAACCATTAATACAACATGTACATACTACTCGGTCCTACATTGAATTATTTTGCACCAGAACAAAATAATAAAACACAGGACAATGGTTGAGTTGTGACCAGACAAAGCAAATGGCAAGACCTAATATAGTTAATTCAGTCACAAAGACAACAGACAATGCAGCAGCTTATAAGGTAGAAGTATAGAAGTCAAGAAAGAACAATACTTGATGGATATCAAAATCATTGTAGTTCTTTAGCTCTTGGATTGCTCTCTCCAAGGAACATTCGAAGCCGAATGCACCTTTAGGGTACAGTAACCGTGCAATTCGATCAACATCTTTGTCACTATAAATACGCCTTATAAGCAAAGGGTGATTCGCAATCTGTGGAgcaatgaaagaacatttgaaaaTAACCATAAACATATTCCTCAAATTTTGCATCATAAGATATGCTCACCTTGCGAAACTGTGTAAAATAGTTCGATATTTGACGCTTTGGAATCAATCCAGCAATATTATTGGAAATGCCGTCTGAAGACTTGGCACTACGAGCCTGGCAAGCAGCGCGGTACTCATCTATGGCATTTTTGTAAGCTTTAGACTGCTCTGTGCCCATGACGACAAACTTAACCTGCAAACGAGATGAATTTAGGCTGAAAAAATAAAGAGGCACAGCTAATAGCTGATGTGTAAAAAGAGTCACGCACATGTTGTATTTTAGGAACAAGCTGCTGCATTACATCTGACTTCAATCGTCTAAGAATAAATGGCCCTAAAATGGACTTTATGCGTGAAATTAGTTCACGGTCTTCTGCATTCAGCAGCTTCTTCAGATCAACATCTCCGATGGCAAATATATCAGGCATCATGAATTCCAACAATGACCATAGCTCCTGCATACCATATTAAATCCAAGAACAACTCCATAAAAAGAAGTTTTAGGTACATGATACTTCAAGATGAAATAGAATTTTAAGCATTAATAGTGCCTATAAAAACAGTGATTGTGGAAATCTCAAATAATAACAAAAATTGTATTAcatatttgtttttttaaattttaactggCATTACATGTGCCATGTCGATAGACAGCACACATCGATGTTATAAAAGAAAAACATGAAACACAGCACGTATGAGCAAGATGCAAATAAGGACTTCAAGTGATATCTACtatattaaaaaaaaattatagctTTGAGCACACAGATTCAAGAGTAAGTGGACATTGTCATAATGCCCTTCACTTATTCTGGCACTTTAGTGGTTCCTCTCTTAATATTTTCAGAGGTAGAGGGTTGATAGCAGGGCAGCAGAAGGGGTATTCCTTGGAATGTCAATGTTTTTTTGTAAAAAGACGAATATATATTATGTATACTATACTGTCCTGTTCAAACGGTCCACAAGGCACAAACGGAAGTATCAACCTGCCCACAATGGCACAAGGATTCAGGCCTTCAGGGAAAAGAGAACACGTCCTTCCTATCACAATCATCGGTCATCGCCAACTCCCGAGTGGCAGCCTGGTGTTCCCCCTATTGCACCCAAGTTCCACAGCCCTAGCGCAGGCGCAAGTGGCAGCAGAAGCTGGTGGGCAGCACCCAACAGCGCAGAAAGCAGGCACAGAGGCAAGCAAGTACGTCAGTTGAAACTTCCGCCCTTCGTCCCAGCCACTTGGGCCCATTCCCGTCCGAGTGTAAGAGGTAAAAGTTCACATCCTCCTCTGGTTAGTATTCTTAGGCCTTAGCTTTTTCTTGCTGTCTTGGAGGGCAAAAAAATGTTCTCAGAATACCCTAGTGCAAAATCCTGGATACGCCACTGGTTGATAGGTTATTTGGGGCACATGCATGACAGATGTAAAGATGTAAACTCATATATTGACACTGGGCATTTATTCAATAAATATGACAGAAAGAAGAAATGGTAGAATTCTACATTAATGTTGTAGAATATCTTGTATTTAGATAAAATCCACAAGTTCAAAGCAACATACAATTGGTATTAGAGGAGTATTGCTTCCGAGCACTATTTTGTTTATTACATGATCTTGAAATAGCTCAAAAGGTGCTACTCAGTGCTAGTAGTTAGAAATCTATTGTTGAATGGCTGTTGGTGCACACTTTATTACTTTGTGAAGTTTAACTGAGCACATTTTTCTGAATTCTCCCTAGCCAATATATTATGCATGTTTGTTTCCAGAAAGTTCTGTACAGGATTTATGTTGAATGGACTGCCATGAACCAAACACTTATAAAAAATACTTACATGCAAATCATTTTGGAGAGGAGTTCCTGTAAGCATTAGCCTTTGGCGAGCATGTTGCGCAACAGCCATCAGGTTTCTCCATCGGAAGCTACCCTTATCTTTCAGAACATGCGCTTCATCCATCAAAACACAGCTCCATTGCCATCTTTTGAGGGCCCTACGATCATCCTTTTGCTGAGCACTACATAAATGTGTTAAACAATAAATAAATTTTCAATGTTCTGAATACGACATTCTGCTGTGTCATGCAAAAGGAGTCACTCCAAACCTCCGTCTTTCAAAAAGTGAGTAGCCAACAAGGAGGACATTAAATGGAGCTGGACAGCCAGCCTTGCCTAAGGAGCTTAATTCCTTTGAGTAAGTAGTCCTTGCAGCTCCATGAAACATGATGATAGAAAACGAAGGGCACCACTTCCTGAGTTCTCTTTCCCAATTCTCCAACACGGAAGCTGGGCAAACTATCAGATGTGGTCCTGGGTCGTTATATAGATGCCGTAATAGAGTAAGATAAGTGACAGCCTGCAAGAACATAAGAAAAAATTTCAAACACTAAGAAAAATGAATTGGTGCTCTATTATGCAGCATCCAACAAATGGTGTGTTCTAATCTTCTTCCTGAGCGATGGTGTATACATTAATCAGACAATGTTTTACGGTAACTATGCACAGCGATAAAATATTTAAACAAATAAATCATCCAATTTTATATTTCAACACAATACAGTTGAATAACACGTATGAACTAGCAAagataatactccctccattccaaatcatAAGACGTTTTgccttttctagattcatagattTCGTTATGCACTtcgatatacactatgtctagatgcgtagttaaagcaatgtatctagaaaagtcaagaagtcttataatttggaatgcagAGAGTACATAATACGTTGTAGAATGCAGTTGGCATAATACAACAATCATTTAGGAATCATGTTAGGCTACTACCATGGTTGCTTACCTGCACTGTCTTCCCAAGACCCATTTCATCAGCCAAAATTGCTGTTAAAACAAAGAGAGAGATATTTAAATGAATTATGAATAATCTAGTTTTTGTGCACTGTGTAAATGATAAAACATAGCAAATCAATAGTAAGTATGATTGTTAGGATATGGTACTCCAACATGTAGCACACAACAATGAGTGGCATACCTCTTTCCTTAAAATGAATACataatagaaaaaaaaactaaggtTTGACAGTAATCTTATAAACTGACTGAACTGAACaaaaaatgtgtgtgtgtgtgtgttggggggggggggggggggggggggcattcgTGATACAACAGTAGGAGCTTCCCCTAATAGTTTCCCTGATAAAAAAATGCTAATGCTAAAAGAACCAGAAGGTACTATTAAAATGTTTTCAATCAAAATGATTTTCACCAATGTGATCACTACTCACATAATCTACATCAGTGTAGAAAAGGAACTAGCAAATGCAGGACTGCTTATTGCAGAAGGCAACAGCTGCAGAAACAACAGGATGCTCTCTGACAATGATCACAAGCTACACCATTGACAAAAATGTTGTGAGCAATTGAGAGTGCTCAAGTTCAGCAGCTCAATGCATAAAAAACTTCACCTCCGCCAATGCTTTTCCGATGCAATAGGAGAAGGAAATTGACGCCCACAAGTTGATACGGCTTCAGCACAGGCTCGAACCCTGACTTCTCACTTGTGCATGCAGCATTTACGTCTTCCTGCTCCAGCATTCACAAATCCCATTGGTTCAAAACATTTGTTATCCAA from Miscanthus floridulus cultivar M001 chromosome 11, ASM1932011v1, whole genome shotgun sequence includes these protein-coding regions:
- the LOC136491170 gene encoding protein CHROMATIN REMODELING 19-like: MHRAFEEISDDEWSNHTFKPSRVLKRPNQRPSQPPPPIDSFAYNPKAGSAAGTSTATVVLSDDDSDFDLGADGGSRRAAKSQRVLKRPHNGPPSRPSPPVKSFRRNPQPSNAAAAFGVSDSEDDDFVLTDDDFDRPTSSLRTSSLRRKGKSQRPLKGPQLKPHSRAPPPVNSFSHNPKRSKFAADVGLSNSEDDEFDLTETSSLHRSAKRQHGQKRSQHKPHLQDPQSFGSSRRNPKPSKAAATTGLSDSDDDDFDTTDNEFDLPASPSRTSRPRRATSRRLTSFAIGISEEDEEDLADDDFDYQDPRAPQQRPSGRRFVIGDDDDSDVPVPVEDDDGVNWSELEKEDEDEGYNGERSVNVEEPEGDVVGMALRKCSRISSDLRKELFGSSARDCESYAEIDASTCRIVTQEDVNAACTSEKSGFEPVLKPYQLVGVNFLLLLHRKSIGGAILADEMGLGKTVQAVTYLTLLRHLYNDPGPHLIVCPASVLENWERELRKWCPSFSIIMFHGAARTTYSKELSSLGKAGCPAPFNVLLVGYSLFERRSAQQKDDRRALKRWQWSCVLMDEAHVLKDKGSFRWRNLMAVAQHARQRLMLTGTPLQNDLHELWSLLEFMMPDIFAIGDVDLKKLLNAEDRELISRIKSILGPFILRRLKSDVMQQLVPKIQHVKFVVMGTEQSKAYKNAIDEYRAACQARSAKSSDGISNNIAGLIPKRQISNYFTQFRKIANHPLLIRRIYSDKDVDRIARLLYPKGAFGFECSLERAIQELKNYNDFDIHQLLLSYGDVGTKGALTDEHVFASAKCQALGELLPSLANDGHRVLIFSQWTTMLDILEWALEVIGVTYRRLDGGTAVTERQTIVDTFNNDLSIFACLLSTRAGGQGLNLVGADTVIIHDMDFNPQMDRQAEDRCHRIGQQKPVTIYRLVTKESVDEKIYEIARRKLVLDAAILHSGAELDNSTDVPEKTMGEILASLLLV